Part of the Pseudorasbora parva isolate DD20220531a chromosome 13, ASM2467924v1, whole genome shotgun sequence genome is shown below.
TATTGTCACTTTATCTAGTCTGCATCAGCAAAGCAGTTCTGTTCATCAGATCGTGGTACACTTTTCTATTTTAGTCTTGCAGTGAAAGCGCTGCTACTTTTAGAGGTGACAAAGCACCGTCTCAGACTCGAGcgctcactcattcacacattCGCTGTCTTGACTCCATATGTCTGTCCCAGACTCAGTTCTTGTGAATTTGACGTGAATCTCGGTCAAAGTACATGTGGAGATGCACATTTAATTTACTACATATTGGCAAGATTTTACAGACAGGGCTTGGATTAAGGATTAGGCATTAGTTAAAGTAGGACATTTAAGTGGCTTTTAAGAACATGCCTTCGAAAAAAATactactggtgtgcatcttgagacaaaacaatgacagTGACAGATTTTAAGATATCCCAGTGCAAGTTGCAGCTCaagcattttagtctgggactagcttaagccttgtctgtggaACCAGCCAATTCTAATACCGCTCTTGTTATTTTTTTAGGACACAGCCGGGCAGGAACGGTACAGGACAATCACCACAGCCTACTACAGAGGGGCCATGGGCTTCATCCTAATGTATGACATTACTAATGAGGAGTCTTTTGCTGCTGTACAGGACTGGTAAGTTGAAGTAAAGTTTATTGTGCATTATGACAGGCAGAGTATTTATAAACTTTCTGTGGGGATTTACAGAGGTGATCCTTTCCCTCTGTCTGACGACGTGAGACATTCATGTCTGTCGATCATGGAGTCAAAATCTATAAATGAAAGTCAGGAAAATTACTTGGACCTTGTAACACAGTTCTTTGTTCAGTGAAGAGGGAGGCGGGAACCATAGGGAACATTCAAAagattttaatcaaataaataaactgaaaatgAAACGCAGGCAGTCCCTCAAGGACGGCTGCTGCGCTCACACGtaacaaaacataaataaaacacaacataaactccaggcctggtcctctctcgtccttcactgtcgtcgctcctccttttatgttcCGGTCACTCCTCCGTGAGATATCGCGTCGCTCTCGCTCGCCACGTACCTCTTATCTTTTCATGTCTAATCAAGGAGTAAGgactctgagaaaacaaaggaaattagcatctgaactcattcatacagttagTGTCTCCGTCCGAGAtgacatcacactgagtgaaccatCTACGAATGACACTAATTTActtttcctttcacatgaaacttcccccaaactcctgctcccctggatcacctgaaatgcaccagaaatctctttgttacaatgtcaatcctcacgatacagtattTGGTaactgtggcaagcagcggccggtgacgagtgataatgagtgccagctgcgcgacacaccggtctcgtctcgcggccaagtgacgggagcataaaaggaggagcgaaggagGCAGcgaaagacgagagaggaccaggccgggattttatgttatgttatgttttgtttatgttttgttgtgtgtgtgcgggcagtcgtccgtgaggggctgcccgcgttttattatgtgtgtgtgtgtgtgggggcagtcgtccgtgaggggctgcccgcgttttattatgtgtgtgtgtgtgtgggggcagtcgtccgtgaggggctgcccacagattactttcgttttgtttatttattttgaacttAAAAAGGTTGTTGAATGTTctccggttcccgcctccttccttccatcaaaGAACCGCAttacagtaacactttacaataagatctcATTTATTAACTTTAAGTAGTTAGTaaactaacataaactaatgagtaatatatttttaaagcatttattaatctttgtaaACAATCCTTCCAAATAAAGGGCTTTCTGATTCCAATTCtgattgttaaagggatagtttacccaaaaatataaattatttcatCATTTTGTCTGTAAGCCTGtaagaatttctttcttctgctgaacacaaaggaagatattttgaagaatcttTGTAACCAAGCAGTATTATAGTTGTCAATGGCTGCCGAGATCAGATTTATTATTTtagggttaactatccctttaattttagTTGTTCACAGTGGATTAACTAATAACAACatatttttgattttaaaagtgtattagtaaatgttgagagtagcattattatattaataaatgcagtaaaagcacttcttagttcatgttaactaatgtagctCGCTCGCAAAACATTTGCATCCCCTTGCAAAAGCTTTGGCATTCCCCCAAGAATCTTTGAAAAGGAAAAAAGCATtgacttattatttttttaattaattttttttcaccaccatgtccctttagtcttagtttgaaattttttttttactgttcatTTAAATTACACAGGAGACGTTAGTTTTGTAAAAatcaaaaatactttttgtaaATGTCATGATGGCCTGTGAAATCCAATACTTTgagtgattttgttgtgttaatGAAGTGCCATTACATCTCAGGATTAGAGAACTGACAGAACACGCGACGCTGCTAAAGAGATGAGAAACAGATAGAATCTAAACGAGTGTGTTCGACATGAAGTTCCCATTGAATCTCTGTGGCATGATGACATTCTCATACATTAAAATTGACAAAGTTTTGGAATGAGTCTGGCACATCTTGTCCTAGAGGATGTTCCAGTGTCATTTGTACTGATGACTCGTCTCGTCTCGTGTCAGGGCGACCCAGATTAAGACATACTCTTGGGACAATGCCCAGGTGATCCTCGCAGGAAACAAATGCGACATGGATGAGGAGAGGATAGTGTCTGTGGACAGCGGGAGACTGCTAGCAGAACAGCTGGgtgagtaatatatatatatatatatatatatatatatatatatatatatatatatatatatatatatatatatatattactatttcTATAGATAGACACTATTTCTGTGAGCCCCTTGATTTTCTACTCATTTTTTTGCATGGTAAAATAATACAACTTTTGTCCTTTTTTGCCATATAGATTGTCAGATAAATAGCTTAACGAAAGTTAGTGTTGGGGGCAATGggggcaaaaaaaacaaaagtgttgcatttataattttgtttagtgtatagacacacacacgtatatatgtgtgtgtgtgtgtgtgtgtgtgtgtgtgtgtgtgtgtgtgtgtgtgtgtgtgtgtgtgtgtgtgtgtgtgtgtgtgtgtgtgtgtgtgtgtgtgtgtgtgtgtgtgtgtgtgtgtgtgtgtgtctatacactgaacaaaattataaatgcaACACTTGTTTTTGCCCCATTTTTCATTTTCCATGAGCTGAACTCAAGGATCTAGCGCTGCATCCCAATTCACCTTCTTATACTACGTCTTAAAAGTATGTaatctttttgtgaagaaaaaatacatacttttgagtgtttaGCAGAATAGTTTGCAAGGTTTGGGACACACTATTTTGTCATCTACTACTTCGTGCATCCCGTCACtgtttaaactgccctgtcaatcatcgtcacagttcaaatcctccacattcagattaatctcctaccgtatggGAGAGAACTGTAGTTAGcacattgatctgccattcatgggtctttaatgcagagactctcctcatgtgtttgcagtttaaatataatgatgcatttaaaagttaatggccaaacgtgtcattacaaaagtttacAATGCtactgcaggtgaaatataatatggactgaataaatgtattttagtcAGGTTAAATACAGATAATTGATCTCTCAagcccctttatctaaacttctctacttaaccattgcacatctgtcatgtttgtagttttttaatactttttatctgtatttgtagttctaatcgaatacTCGTCAAACCcccaatgggttgtgggcaatattagCCGTTATAATGTGCGTCGATCCGCATTTCTAATTCAGactggaaatagtaaaccatctggatatttttggaatactcttttcagcatactatgatttgggaaATACTAATTGTATTTTTctgaatactatttagtatggattgTATGGGAATTGGAACTCAGGgtaagactttcttttttttaattggccTTTTATTGTGGCCAGCCTAAGGCAAACCTGTGCAATAATCATGTTGTCTAATCGGCATCTTGATATACCAAACCTGTGAGGTGGATGGATCATCTcagcaaaggagaagtgctcactaacacagatttagacagatttgtgtataatatttgagagaaaTTTGTCAGTCTTACAGCTCATGAGCAAATGgggacaaaaacaaaagtgttgcatttataatttaaacatgAGAGGATTTGAGGTCAGAAAGATTTTTTTGAAAAGAAGGAAGGTCACATTCAATTAATCAAAAGTTGACAGAAGATACATTTATAgtcttacaaaatatttctatttcaaataaatgctgttcttttgaactttctatttatcaatgAATCCTGAACATTTTTCATCAcagtttacaaaaaaatatattgtttaaaacattgatttgataatagtaataaatgtttcttgagcagcaaatcatcatattataatgatttctgaaggtgtgatgtgatgatgatgctgaaaatgtagctttgcatcacattaatttaaattgtattcaaatagaaaacagttatttaatttgtaataataactgataatataattttactgtatttttgatcaaataaatgcagccttggtgagcataagaggctTCTAGTTATGGTAATCTTCTAAAATCTTATAAACCCCAAAACTTTTAAAGTTGTATATTTCATTTGCTTATCATAAATCTCTCTTTCCCAAAAGGATTTGAGTTTTTTGAGACGAGCGCAAAGGACAACCTCAACGTCAAGCAGACATTTGAGCGTTTGGTGGATATCATTTGCGACAAGATGTCAGACACTCTTGAGGCCGACCCTGCCGTTACCACGGGAACGCCTACTACCAGACTGACCGACAACACAACGCCCCCGCAACAATCTGACTGTAGCTGCTAGTGTTCTTCACCGGGGCCGTTCGCTTTCGTGGCTCGAGCGCTGTTGCCAAGCTTCTGTATTCTGAACAGAGAATAAGTTACTGAACCCCAAATCTTTGACCTGGCTTCAACTCCTAGTTTTTTTGGTGTTAATGACATAGCGAACTAGCAAGATTGTGCCAAACACAAGTGTCAAACTTTGTCCTTCCTTTATGCCATTATACCAGTATACAGTTCTGATTTCAGGGGTTGTTagtgggttacactttattttacagtacgtGTACTTACCTAAGAAAGTACTGGTTAATCTAAGGTGACAGTTATTGTGATTAGTAATAAGTACAGAGTATGTACACAGGGAGCAGGACTGTAAAATTAAGTGCTACTGTTAGTGTACCTTTATCTTCTACTGCAATATCTCTTGTATTAGTAATACGCAGTAATAAGCAAAATTTAGTTGAACTTTAGATTCTCCACATCATTCCCATGTCTCTCAGGGGAAATATAAACTTCTGCAAATGTATAAATTCTATATACATGTCCAACTTGTGTAACATGAGAGGATGTTGTACTCACATTTTGCTGATGATTGGTTggatgtgtttgtgtgctgctgggTGTACGGATAATGATCGCGAAAGCTAACAAGtatgagaaaaataaaataaatgtggcCTTGAAATGATTCTGATGTCAAATCCAGTTTTTTCCCCATGGTCCCATACAGACAGCTGCTATTGAATtggtatatttttttctttcaaaataaaataataaaataattcagtCTGAACCAGGGTTATTaccattaaaatgaaaactaaaataaaaatacttaaatTTATGTCCAGACAGCTGCTATTGAATtggtattcattttttttctcattaaaataaatcgaatttaaaaagctaaaataaaataattcagtctgaaaaaaaaaaactttaaatgttGCCAAGAAAAAACATCttgttttcattttgtttaactTGATGTTATAAAATTACTACAactaaaattgaaataaaaattaataaaaacaatagacatatttaaaaaatatataaaaatgacaaaaacactaaacactttaattttctaaaattaaaataaaagaaatatttataatattaaaaaaagctAGACAAATCAATAGATTCTTAATTCAGAGTACACAAGAGACATCATCATAAAGTCAACCCATGCTTTTATTTTGGTgcatataaaaaacatttttattggatTTTACCAGTTTTCGTACGTAAATTTTATTTCTACAGTTCTATCCAATAGACTGCAATAAACAAGGAGTCCAATAAACAACTACACAGTCTTGTGAAACCTCCAGACAATTTTCTAATTCAGTTCacataactaaaaaaaaaaaaaaaaaagttatcccTAAATATAATTTGTCAAATTCTGTTTGTGTATTTCTCTCATGATTTAAAAAGAGACGAGAAGGGCACACTGATTTCATCCAGGGTCGTTAAGAATCTACAGTATACGTGTCAAAATGAGTCCCAAATTGAGCGTTTGGTTTTTTTGTGAAGGATGCTCTAACCCCTCTCTGGATCTGGAAATCAAAATACCCCAACAGAAAGATGTTCTCTCTCCATCATATTGCATGAAACGCAAATGTTTTTCAACGATGAACACAGCTTAGATGGAAATATGATGGACTTACATTTGGTCGCAAATCCAAACCCACCACACTGGCCTGCTTTTACCCTGTCCAATGAGGTCTGACAACTTCtgtccattttttttctttccttggAGCATTTATGCCACATAAACAGGAGGAACACAACAAACACATCTAGGTCATTTTCCAGCCAGTAGTTTCTTTAGTGCAGCAAGAGGATAAAAACTAAAGAGCTATCTGTAAGGCACAACCCTCAGGCCACAGAACCACTTTCTTTTAAAAAGAAAGAATGGAAAATAAACACAGTAATGACTAGATTTTGGCTTTCCCCTTTCTCTACGCAATCTCTCTAGAGACACATATCAATGGGATCATTACATACTAAGAATAACAAACATTCTCTCAGTAAGAGTTCCATAATACAACACCATCACCAAAAGGGATGATATAATCATTTACAACAACATAATAAGAGCAACCATATGTACTGTACAgcacaataaatacatgtatgtAAACAGATAGAAATGAGAAACAATGTAGTGGATGgagacaataaaaaaaacaaaaaacttggCAACAGAATGAGTTTTAAATAAAGCGATAAAAAAGGGGTAGTTTCAAAAGGCTTCAATATCATACATAACACATTTGATTAGGTATATTTACTGCATATGTATAATTAAAACGATATATTTAGGAAAACTGACTGATAAGCCTGCCTTGCCGATGCTACCGTTTGATTAAAATGCTTTAATATGCTACAAGCACATCAAAGagcattaataaataatactagCATGAACATAACAAAAACAAGAGGATGTTTGTACAGTAGGACACTTGACAGAGATGAGTAAAGCAGCAATTAAAATCATTACCAATGGAAATGTTTGGCGATGTCAAAAATaaccaaaataaatacaatcaacaacataaaaaaagtACAGTGCAACTAGATTCACACTCACAATGAGGCTTTGCACCGAAGCTGACTGTCCTGTGGTCACGTGACAACAGAAACCAGTCGGCTGAGCTTCATTAATAATGTCAgttgttttctgtttaactgGTCAAAGACATATGGCATCAAACAGCTGTGTAAAATGTAATTCCTGGACATCAGTTTATAcataatacaaattattattataatgaaataataatacTATTATTAATCACaatgattattgttattataaatagcatttttatttcattataatttattatatatgaaCTGACACCCATAATTACTGTTATATTATaagcattattatttaattacaaCACAAAATCTCATTGTTAATGCATGAAGTGATACCCAAGATTCAGTTTTCTACATTACTAGCATGTTTCTGTACATTTTTGTAGGCACCAAAAACATTTAAGGCTCATTCAAGCTATTGTTTTATTACATAATCATGAGATTTTGTTCTTGCGGGAATAAAAATTGAAATATGTGactctggaccacaaaaccagtcataaaggtattttttttttttagatttatacatcatctgatAGCCGAACAATCAAGCGCTCCattgtatggtttgttaggatagggcAATATTTGGCAGCTATTTGAAAACCTGGCATCTGaggatgcaaaaaaaaatctaaatattgagaaaatcacctttaaagttgtccaatgCATGTAACTACtacatttttgatatatttatggtaggaaatttactaaatatttaaatactatatagtgtttttgcaataaagtattcaaaaaccactaggccagtgttatatattttgttcagttgagttcttacaatatcccaaatgttttgaaactatttgtaaattgtgagaaaattgctattttaaccacgGAGCCGgaacgtctgagggagtcgcctgtcaattgcgtcatatatgcgtgacccttttttttttttttggttttacggtttacggttttatttggcagaagcgctttactctcgtaagtgtcacagcagccaccgagcgaacgcacagagtaacgtcataacatcattttaaacacactcaaatgtatctaatatgataaacagagctgtgttatctcatactcattaaaagcgaaaatggcgccggcgacccgtcataataaaagtcccgcagctcgcgagccgtgtgttgctcaacaatcgcttccgcggccgtgctcagctcctcaacactcggtcctgctctgcttcacactacagtaacgttaataaccgcatccatgagcATGAGTCCTATCTCGATTCTTTCCCACCacctgtgaggtgaagaccacatgtcccaagattctgtgctcaaacttagcatcatcaaactacgcctttgttttgaataggcgccctctagagGACAGAAAAatgacatagtgcagctttaatatcctaatgatttttggcatcaaagaaaaaaatatttttgacccacacaatgtattgttggatattgccacaaatatacctgtgcgACTTATGGCAGTTTTTTTGGTCCAGTGTCACATATGGCCATGTATTATCAAACTGAGGAGACATGTTTGAACACATGTATTCATCTAAATCAATTATTTTCAGATCTGGATTGGGTGCagcaaataaacaaaatatatatatttttttaccacAATTGCATATTTACCCCAAATATGgtcatttaaatgaaaatgtgcATTTTCAGTGTGAAAATGGTGTTTGCTTTTTCACTTTGGTACCATGTCCATTCACTTCAAATAATGATACACAAACAGACAACTAAATCCAGATTAATAACACATTCAAGGCATCAGGAAGACGTGAAGTTCAAAGCATGAAGTGTTTGTCTGCTAAAATGCTTCGAATTGCAGgggaaaaaaaaagtcttgttGGTGAAAAAACAGCTGCTTTCTAAGTTAAATGTTTCTAAAATACTGCTTCAGTCaaaaaaccccccaaaaaagtacCTCGACACTGGGAATAAAAGACGAGCATTTGTTTGTAGAAATGACAGGTGGGAGTGGAAAAGATATTCCTGAGTGTAAAAATGGTTGAAACTCAAAAAACAGAGTGAGgaatgaaaaataacatgttaaAGGCGGACATTTAAAAGCACTTCTTAATGACGTATGCAAAATAGACAATGAAAAAATGAATATCTTAACCATAAATAAGTGTTTCTCATCTCTAATATAAAAAAGTTCAGGTGCCGTTTCATACTGTGTTATGTGTTGGCAGTgtcctcttcttcctcctcctctaaAACACAGGGTTCTGATAATTCCCGTTCTTCCTCATGCTCGTCCTCCTCGTCCTCCTGTCCGTCCCCCACCTGCTCATCCAGGGGGATCTCTGTACATTCGGAGTCCTGTGTGCAAAGGGTTTTAGAGTCACTGCAGCTGttttcctcctcttcttcttcttcttcttcctcatcttcctcctcctcctcctcctcttcttc
Proteins encoded:
- the rab3c gene encoding ras-related protein Rab-3C; translation: MELYGKMAATQENKQKENSDQNFDYMFKLLIIGNSSVGKTSFLFRYADDTFTSAFVSTVGIDFKVKTVYKNEKRIKLQIWDTAGQERYRTITTAYYRGAMGFILMYDITNEESFAAVQDWATQIKTYSWDNAQVILAGNKCDMDEERIVSVDSGRLLAEQLGFEFFETSAKDNLNVKQTFERLVDIICDKMSDTLEADPAVTTGTPTTRLTDNTTPPQQSDCSC